One segment of Brassica napus cultivar Da-Ae unplaced genomic scaffold, Da-Ae ScsIHWf_2064;HRSCAF=2715, whole genome shotgun sequence DNA contains the following:
- the LOC106356951 gene encoding uncharacterized protein LOC106356951 yields the protein MRHHLIEGLKDQYMTIENPLDLWNALRHRYDHQKMVLLPKARHDWMHLRFMDFKSVDEYNSALFKIVSILRLCGEEVSDVMMLEKTYTTFNQSNSVLQQQYRTKGFATYTDLISCLLLAEANNELLMKNSGARPAGTAPLPEAHDIEKKDPKEIYYAQDNRKPYGHSRGGYRGRRRDNHNGRDSYSTGRRGNHNNRGRGSNYGRGRGSYGRGRGGISKPSYTSKSLCHRCGMDNHWAKNCRTPKHLDNKDDQMDFETSDCLKD from the exons atgcgccatcatctcattgaaggtcttaaagatcagtacatgacgATTGAGAATCCATTGGACCTTTGGAATGCTTTAAGGcacagatatgatcaccaaaagatggtgttgcttccaaaggcaagGCACGATTGGATGCATCTCAGATTCATGGActtcaagtccgtggatgagtacAACTCGGCCTTGTTCAAAATCGTCTCAATACTAAGACTGTGTGGTGAAGAAGTATCTGATGTTatgatgcttgaaaagacctaTACGACTTTCAATCAGTCGAATTCTGTACTGCAGCAGCAGTATAGAACAAAAGGTTTTgccacatacactgatctgatctcctGTCTACTCTTGGCCGAGGCAAATAATGAGCTTCTCATGAAGAACAGTGGAGCTAGACCGGCCGGGACAGCACCATTACCCGAAGCCCATGACattgaaaagaaagatcccaagGAAATCTACTATGCCCAAGACAACAGGAAACCATACGGTCATAGCCGTGGTGGGTACAGGGGGCGTAGACGTGACAACCATAATGGTCGAGATAGCTACTCAACCGGCCGTAggggaaaccacaataaccgtggtcgtggttccaattacggtCGGGGCCGAGGGAGTTATGGCCGTGGACGAGGTGGtatatccaaaccatcttacacgtccaaGTCCTTATGTCACAGATGCGGGATGGACAatcattgggccaagaactgcAGAACTCCAAAGCACTT AGACAACAAGGATGATCAAATGGATTTTGAAACTTCTGATTGTCTAAAGGACTAG